Proteins from one Mesorhizobium sp. AR10 genomic window:
- a CDS encoding MHYT domain-containing protein has translation MGEENVESLHLIATQHDLRLVALAALICALASFTAVNLLHHVGRSESEMRRIWLAVAAVATGFGIWATHFIAMLAFQPAVPSGYNIALTIMSLLAAIALTGTGLTISTSPRVPHGRWIGGAIVGAASR, from the coding sequence GTGGGGGAAGAGAATGTTGAAAGTCTACACCTAATTGCGACGCAGCATGATCTGCGTCTGGTCGCGCTAGCGGCCTTGATCTGCGCCCTAGCCTCCTTCACGGCCGTGAACCTCCTCCACCATGTCGGGCGCAGTGAAAGCGAAATGCGACGGATCTGGCTAGCCGTCGCCGCGGTCGCCACCGGCTTCGGCATCTGGGCGACGCATTTCATAGCCATGTTGGCCTTCCAGCCCGCCGTACCGAGCGGCTACAACATCGCTTTGACGATCATGTCGTTGCTGGCCGCGATCGCTTTGACCGGGACGGGTCTCACGATCAGTACCTCGCCACGCGTTCCACATGGACGCTGGATCGGCGGTGCGATCGTGGGAGCGGCATCGCGGTGA
- a CDS encoding putative bifunctional diguanylate cyclase/phosphodiesterase has translation MHYTGMAAFEIAGRVVWDVPLVAASIILGGLFGAAALPVALHANTVKWKALGALVLTVAICSHHFTAMGAAAIMPDPRIVISARALPADWMAAGVALVSIVIILLAIIGLALDVRDLRRAGEAARMQELADAAVEGLIVCNETEIVAANRSFAALACVNGSQPAGRPLASFFPTVFQGELSGTTQTPLEVGLCATDGSTVPVELIRHSILYAGKQHQVLAVRDIRGRKRAEEEIHFLAHHDPLTKLPNRTSFNEKLEAEFTTHRGAERCLAVLFLDLDLDRFKEVNDLFGHLVGDAVLQCVAEKIRGVLKPGQMVARLGGDEFAVIVPGLPSAGYATRTAEAILDAFNDTGANLPAGVTIGTTIGIAVFPNDAPDRETLLSHADAALYEAKMQGRGLYCVFEPSMGEHLRDRRQFEHDIGHAISRKELRLVYQPQAELLSNKVFGFEALLRWDHPERGAVPPAVFIPVAEECGAILKIGEWVLRTACAEAASWQQPLAISVNVSAMQLHGGNLPELVGAVLKETGLDPFRLELEITETCLIKDIGRALAALRQLKSLGVQIAMDDFGTGYSSLSNLRAFPFDKIKVDQSLVRAVDTSDEAAAVMRAVFGLARGLKLPVLAEGVETDAELTFLRQEACDAIQGYLLGRPCPISDFAQHTSGKGRTPASRRLSNHELGVVKNSAA, from the coding sequence ATGCACTACACTGGCATGGCCGCATTCGAGATCGCGGGCCGCGTCGTCTGGGATGTGCCGCTCGTCGCCGCCTCAATCATTCTTGGTGGGCTGTTCGGCGCGGCCGCATTGCCGGTTGCCCTTCACGCCAACACGGTCAAGTGGAAGGCGCTCGGCGCCCTCGTGCTGACGGTAGCGATTTGCAGCCACCATTTCACGGCGATGGGCGCGGCCGCAATCATGCCAGACCCGCGCATTGTCATTTCCGCAAGGGCGTTGCCCGCGGACTGGATGGCCGCTGGCGTAGCCCTCGTTTCGATCGTCATCATCCTTTTGGCGATCATCGGCCTCGCCCTCGATGTGCGCGATCTCCGTCGCGCCGGCGAAGCAGCGCGTATGCAGGAGCTGGCCGACGCGGCCGTCGAGGGGCTGATCGTGTGCAACGAAACCGAGATCGTGGCAGCCAATCGCAGTTTCGCCGCGCTTGCCTGCGTCAACGGCTCTCAGCCGGCCGGCCGGCCGCTCGCGTCCTTCTTTCCCACGGTTTTCCAAGGCGAGCTCTCGGGCACTACGCAAACGCCGCTGGAGGTGGGACTATGCGCGACGGACGGCAGCACGGTCCCGGTTGAGCTGATCCGGCACAGCATCCTCTATGCCGGCAAGCAACACCAGGTTCTTGCCGTGCGCGATATCCGCGGGCGCAAGCGGGCGGAGGAAGAGATTCATTTCCTTGCCCACCACGATCCCTTGACCAAGCTTCCAAACCGCACGAGCTTTAACGAAAAGCTGGAGGCCGAGTTTACGACGCATCGCGGCGCTGAGCGGTGCCTTGCCGTTCTCTTCCTCGACCTCGACCTCGACCGCTTCAAGGAGGTCAACGACCTCTTCGGCCATCTCGTCGGAGACGCCGTGCTGCAGTGTGTGGCCGAGAAGATCAGGGGCGTCCTTAAGCCAGGGCAGATGGTTGCGCGCTTGGGCGGCGACGAGTTCGCCGTGATTGTTCCCGGTCTGCCGAGCGCGGGCTATGCGACGCGCACTGCTGAAGCCATCCTGGACGCATTCAACGACACAGGCGCTAACCTGCCCGCCGGTGTCACCATCGGCACCACCATAGGCATCGCTGTATTCCCGAACGATGCACCCGATCGGGAGACCCTTCTGAGCCATGCCGATGCTGCGCTTTATGAGGCAAAGATGCAGGGGCGTGGCCTTTATTGCGTTTTTGAGCCGTCCATGGGTGAGCATCTGCGCGATCGCCGCCAGTTCGAGCACGACATCGGTCACGCGATCTCGCGCAAGGAACTCCGCCTCGTCTATCAACCGCAGGCGGAACTCCTGTCCAACAAGGTCTTCGGTTTCGAAGCGCTGCTCCGGTGGGATCATCCGGAACGCGGCGCAGTTCCGCCGGCGGTGTTCATCCCGGTCGCTGAAGAATGTGGCGCCATTCTGAAGATCGGTGAATGGGTGCTGCGGACCGCCTGCGCCGAAGCGGCAAGCTGGCAACAACCGCTAGCAATCAGCGTCAACGTTTCGGCCATGCAACTCCACGGCGGGAATTTGCCCGAGCTGGTCGGGGCAGTGCTGAAAGAAACCGGTCTCGATCCGTTCCGCCTCGAGCTGGAAATTACCGAAACTTGCCTGATCAAGGATATCGGGCGGGCGCTCGCTGCCCTGCGTCAGCTCAAAAGCCTTGGGGTTCAAATCGCCATGGATGATTTTGGCACCGGATACTCGTCGCTATCGAATCTGCGGGCATTCCCGTTTGATAAGATCAAAGTCGACCAGTCTCTAGTCCGGGCGGTGGATACCAGCGATGAGGCGGCTGCCGTCATGCGTGCGGTCTTTGGCCTCGCTCGGGGCCTCAAGCTCCCGGTCCTGGCAGAGGGCGTCGAAACGGACGCGGAGCTGACCTTCCTGCGGCAAGAAGCCTGCGATGCGATCCAGGGTTACCTACTTGGCCGACCCTGCCCGATTTCCGACTTCGCTCAGCATACGAGCGGCAAAGGCCGGACGCCCGCTTCCCGACGGCTGAGCAACCACGAACTGGGCGTGGTCAAGAACAGCGCGGCCTAG
- a CDS encoding putative bifunctional diguanylate cyclase/phosphodiesterase — translation MQRLYAARFGDLLAGDLRVFGGPSTIEPLAGRIRAEQVSIVLRNTPLGMVANILNAATLVMALWGSPDQTKAILWANVIIVAAGFVGLRARLSFQPVKPRSVSRQTTQNLVRNAFLFGTWWGALPVLFFSGATSAAQVVITCLSAGMIAGGAASFSTIPIAAIAYTLPIFVGSAVAIVWMEGAVNLPVAILIVSYAITLFRAVLAHAVEFTQRFILQAESENAIRRDVLTRLPNRFSFNERLENALVDAKQFDQHCALLLFDLNNFAEVNDRFGRALADALLVEVAARLRRSTRESDGIARLEGGEFAIIATRDIRPDQIRSLAKQIIESMRAPFLIEGREIYWRASIGIALAPTDGLDANQLLRCVDTALYRAKTLGAGSIQFFSASDDEAAARRRALERDLASALANDQLWLAFQPFLDLGSDRIRGFEALLRWQHPTLGPIPPSEFIPIAEETGLIHSIGHWVVKTACLAAARWPRDLRVSVNLSVVQLKNKALLDGIVVALAEAGLEPRRLEVEITETVLISNFEETISFLQSLVSLSVTVALDDFGTGYSSLTYLRKLPLSRLKIDRSFVQDMLTDADCAAIVRSLVELAHELRIEVTAEGVETPEQLDYLRCVRCDEAQGYLIGKPLRIGEIPGIAAEPVGQELGT, via the coding sequence ATGCAGCGTCTGTATGCCGCAAGGTTTGGTGACCTTCTGGCGGGAGACCTGCGAGTTTTTGGCGGGCCCTCGACAATCGAACCACTTGCCGGCCGAATCAGGGCGGAGCAGGTCAGTATCGTGCTTCGCAACACGCCTCTCGGCATGGTTGCGAACATACTCAATGCGGCCACTCTTGTTATGGCGCTTTGGGGCTCCCCGGACCAAACGAAAGCCATCCTCTGGGCGAATGTTATCATCGTCGCCGCCGGGTTCGTAGGCCTAAGAGCGAGATTATCGTTTCAGCCAGTCAAACCAAGGTCAGTGTCTCGCCAAACAACGCAAAACCTGGTGCGGAACGCCTTCCTGTTCGGCACTTGGTGGGGAGCACTTCCCGTCCTGTTCTTCAGCGGGGCAACAAGTGCCGCCCAGGTCGTCATTACCTGCCTGAGCGCCGGGATGATCGCAGGCGGCGCCGCTTCTTTCTCCACGATTCCTATTGCGGCCATCGCGTATACGCTGCCGATCTTCGTCGGTTCGGCGGTTGCGATTGTGTGGATGGAAGGCGCCGTCAATCTGCCCGTTGCAATCCTGATAGTTAGCTACGCCATCACGCTGTTTCGTGCAGTGCTTGCTCACGCGGTCGAATTTACCCAACGCTTCATTCTGCAAGCGGAAAGCGAAAATGCCATTCGCAGGGATGTTCTAACGAGACTGCCAAACCGGTTCAGCTTCAACGAGCGGCTGGAGAACGCGTTGGTGGACGCAAAGCAGTTTGACCAGCACTGTGCGTTGCTTTTGTTCGATCTTAACAATTTTGCCGAGGTGAATGATCGCTTTGGCCGAGCCCTGGCGGATGCCCTTTTGGTCGAAGTGGCTGCGAGACTTCGGAGATCGACGCGGGAGAGCGATGGCATTGCCAGATTGGAGGGCGGCGAATTTGCAATAATTGCTACGCGCGATATCAGGCCAGATCAGATCAGGTCCTTGGCCAAACAGATCATAGAGTCCATGCGCGCCCCTTTCTTGATCGAAGGACGTGAAATTTATTGGAGGGCCTCTATCGGTATCGCTTTGGCGCCCACTGACGGTTTGGATGCCAACCAACTCCTGCGGTGCGTCGACACCGCGCTATACAGGGCTAAGACGCTGGGGGCGGGGTCCATCCAGTTTTTCAGCGCAAGCGACGATGAAGCCGCTGCAAGGCGCCGTGCCCTTGAACGCGATCTGGCATCTGCGCTCGCCAACGACCAGCTTTGGCTCGCATTTCAACCCTTTCTCGACCTCGGGAGCGATCGCATCCGAGGTTTTGAAGCGCTTCTGCGGTGGCAGCATCCGACCCTTGGCCCAATCCCTCCGTCGGAGTTCATACCCATCGCTGAAGAAACGGGTTTGATTCACTCCATCGGACACTGGGTCGTCAAAACGGCTTGTTTGGCGGCGGCGCGCTGGCCGCGCGACTTACGGGTCTCCGTCAACTTGTCGGTAGTGCAGCTTAAGAACAAGGCCTTGCTGGATGGAATTGTAGTGGCCTTGGCTGAAGCCGGCTTGGAGCCCCGAAGACTCGAGGTCGAGATCACAGAAACTGTGCTGATTTCGAATTTTGAAGAAACGATTTCATTCTTACAATCGTTAGTTTCTCTATCCGTCACAGTTGCTCTTGACGATTTTGGCACCGGCTATTCATCACTGACCTATCTTCGTAAACTGCCTCTTTCGCGCCTCAAGATCGACCGATCTTTTGTCCAGGATATGCTCACCGATGCGGACTGCGCTGCGATTGTAAGATCGTTGGTTGAGTTGGCGCATGAGCTTCGAATCGAGGTAACAGCCGAAGGCGTAGAAACTCCCGAACAGCTCGACTATCTGCGCTGCGTCAGATGTGATGAAGCTCAAGGCTATTTAATAGGGAAACCTCTCCGGATAGGCGAAATTCCTGGCATTGCCGCGGAGCCGGTGGGTCAGGAGCTAGGTACTTGA
- a CDS encoding DUF982 domain-containing protein gives MSPEAFSSPVFVKRATYIVQEIASLADAIDFLNEWPEDRRDVIHEAALRTCYDAYDGRKPGSAARNAFFGFAKRAAILEDAISAMQWLAACKSGRGKVQV, from the coding sequence ATGAGCCCTGAGGCTTTCAGCAGCCCAGTTTTCGTAAAGCGTGCAACCTACATCGTGCAGGAGATTGCCAGCCTTGCGGACGCCATCGATTTCCTCAACGAATGGCCAGAAGATCGCAGAGACGTGATCCACGAGGCAGCCCTCAGGACCTGCTATGATGCATACGATGGGCGAAAACCTGGAAGCGCAGCACGCAATGCCTTTTTCGGCTTTGCGAAACGGGCCGCCATATTAGAAGATGCAATTTCCGCCATGCAATGGCTCGCTGCCTGCAAGTCCGGCCGTGGAAAAGTGCAGGTTTAG
- a CDS encoding DUF982 domain-containing protein — MTGLSRFERPVVVRLSLHSSKRIVFEVNDAAAILLRDLQRQTAKRKAAMDACLQVLRGEAYPAAARRAFVAAALEAKILRSD, encoded by the coding sequence ATGACCGGATTGAGCAGATTTGAGAGGCCAGTCGTTGTTCGGCTTAGCCTTCACAGCTCAAAGCGGATCGTGTTCGAGGTCAATGACGCGGCCGCTATTTTGCTGCGTGATCTTCAACGTCAGACCGCGAAACGGAAGGCCGCGATGGATGCCTGTCTGCAGGTATTGCGCGGTGAGGCTTATCCAGCGGCGGCTCGAAGAGCTTTCGTGGCAGCCGCGCTTGAAGCAAAGATTCTGCGCAGCGATTAG
- a CDS encoding cold-shock protein, producing MATGTVKWFNSTKGFGFIQPDNGGQDVFVHISAVERAGLSTLADGQKINYEIEQDRRTGKSSAGSLSKAG from the coding sequence ATGGCGACTGGAACGGTAAAATGGTTCAACAGCACCAAGGGATTTGGATTTATCCAGCCCGACAATGGCGGTCAGGATGTTTTTGTCCACATTTCCGCCGTTGAACGGGCGGGCCTCTCGACTCTCGCTGACGGCCAGAAGATCAACTATGAAATCGAACAGGACCGCCGCACTGGCAAGTCCTCAGCTGGCAGCCTCAGCAAAGCCGGCTGA
- a CDS encoding MucR family transcriptional regulator — MTEEADNNIDVLELTADVVSAYVSNNPVPVGEIPALIGQVHAALKGTAGTSVSAEEPEVLKPAVSIRKSVTPDYIICLDDGKKFKSLKRHLSTHYGLTPDDYRAKWGLPSDYPMVAPNYAATRSALAKTMGLGRKPAEPENPGPAKRTRKKVAA, encoded by the coding sequence ATGACAGAAGAAGCCGACAACAACATCGACGTCCTCGAGCTCACCGCCGATGTCGTCTCTGCCTATGTCTCGAACAATCCGGTCCCGGTGGGCGAAATCCCTGCCCTGATCGGCCAGGTGCACGCGGCACTCAAAGGCACGGCCGGCACTAGCGTTTCGGCGGAAGAACCGGAGGTTCTCAAGCCTGCCGTATCGATCAGGAAGTCGGTGACGCCGGACTACATCATCTGCCTTGACGATGGCAAGAAATTCAAATCGCTCAAGCGCCATCTGTCGACCCACTACGGGCTGACGCCAGACGACTATCGCGCCAAATGGGGTCTGCCGTCGGATTATCCCATGGTAGCGCCGAATTACGCCGCTACGCGCTCGGCATTGGCCAAGACGATGGGGCTCGGCCGCAAACCGGCAGAGCCGGAAAACCCTGGGCCGGCGAAGCGGACGCGCAAGAAGGTCGCAGCTTGA
- the panD gene encoding aspartate 1-decarboxylase: MRKLVAGKLHGIYVTEANLNYHGSITLDPDHCEEAGILPMEFVEIWNKNSGARISTYVILGERGSRCCILNGAAARTCQPDDQIIVCNSIYLDEAHITSLKPRIVTFDQDNNILDRLSYSVDLDADGRYTFSILDETDEALAIPAMVSGA, encoded by the coding sequence ATGCGAAAACTAGTCGCCGGCAAGCTGCACGGCATCTACGTCACCGAAGCGAACCTCAACTACCACGGTTCGATAACGCTTGACCCTGACCACTGCGAAGAAGCGGGGATCCTGCCCATGGAATTCGTGGAGATATGGAACAAGAATTCCGGGGCGCGGATTTCGACCTATGTCATCCTGGGCGAGCGCGGTTCACGATGCTGTATTCTCAATGGAGCAGCGGCCCGCACTTGCCAGCCCGACGACCAGATCATTGTCTGCAACTCCATCTACCTGGACGAAGCGCATATTACCTCTCTGAAGCCCCGGATCGTTACGTTCGACCAGGATAACAACATACTCGACCGCCTAAGCTACTCCGTCGATCTTGACGCAGATGGCCGCTACACCTTCTCGATCCTTGACGAGACTGATGAGGCTTTGGCCATTCCTGCCATGGTCTCCGGGGCGTGA
- a CDS encoding beta-ketoacyl-ACP synthase III: MSRSSRILGFGHHAPGRKVENPEIESRLGLEPGWIERRTGIRSRFWANDEDTLSGLAAHAGDMALANAGIERSDIGLLLLATSTPDHLLPPSAPLVAHRLGLGRAGAVDLAGACAGFIYALMFADGFTRLHGKSALVIAANILSRRINPAERASAVLFADAAGALVIGPCEDPDRGILGASVDSDGSRYGLIQIPAGGSNKPFHGDLDLEQTRMTITDGREVFAKAVEMMTACSQDALTAARMRPQDIDRFVPHQANARIFDAVGRNLGIADQAIVKTIADYGNSSAATIPLSLSLAHRTDPFRPGEKILLAAAGAGLSGGALVVGI, encoded by the coding sequence ATGAGCAGGTCGTCGCGCATTCTCGGGTTCGGTCATCACGCGCCTGGGCGAAAAGTCGAGAACCCGGAAATCGAAAGCCGTCTCGGGCTCGAACCGGGCTGGATCGAGCGACGCACCGGGATACGGTCACGCTTCTGGGCGAACGACGAGGACACGTTGTCGGGCCTTGCCGCGCATGCCGGCGACATGGCGCTGGCGAATGCCGGCATCGAGCGGAGCGACATCGGGCTGCTGTTGCTTGCCACCTCGACACCCGATCACCTCCTGCCGCCCAGCGCGCCGCTCGTAGCTCATCGTCTGGGTCTCGGCCGTGCAGGCGCGGTCGACCTCGCTGGTGCTTGCGCCGGCTTCATCTATGCGCTGATGTTCGCGGACGGGTTCACCCGCCTGCATGGCAAATCGGCCCTTGTCATCGCTGCCAACATCCTCAGCCGTCGCATCAATCCGGCTGAGCGCGCCAGCGCCGTGCTGTTTGCCGATGCCGCCGGCGCCCTGGTGATTGGCCCCTGCGAGGACCCCGATCGCGGCATTCTCGGTGCCTCGGTGGATTCCGATGGCTCGCGCTACGGGCTGATCCAGATTCCTGCCGGAGGAAGCAACAAGCCGTTCCACGGCGACCTCGACCTCGAGCAGACTAGAATGACGATCACCGACGGCCGTGAAGTGTTCGCCAAGGCGGTCGAGATGATGACTGCCTGCTCGCAGGACGCGCTCACTGCTGCCCGAATGCGGCCGCAGGACATCGACCGGTTCGTGCCGCATCAGGCCAATGCCCGCATTTTCGATGCGGTCGGCAGGAACCTCGGCATAGCAGATCAAGCGATCGTCAAGACGATCGCCGATTACGGCAACTCTTCCGCCGCGACGATCCCACTGTCGCTCTCGCTGGCCCATCGGACGGACCCATTTCGACCGGGCGAGAAAATCCTGCTGGCGGCAGCGGGTGCGGGTCTCAGCGGCGGTGCACTCGTCGTCGGAATTTAG
- a CDS encoding adenosylmethionine--8-amino-7-oxononanoate transaminase, translating to MSQSHVWHPFTQHALEPAIPEIVMTEGAYLHKADGARILDAISSWWVVTHGHRHPRIMKAIETTASSLDQIIFAGFTHEPAERLAKALVGLAPGGLDWVFYSDSGSTCVEVALKMALGYFRNIGAPRSRIVVMEHNYHGDTIGTMSVGARGVFNAAYEPLLFEVDTIPFPAAGRAQETLDRFEAVCRDLRAAALIVEPLVLGAGGMLMYPAWVLTELKKIAEASGTLLIADEVMTGWGRTGTMFACEQASISPDILCTSKGLTGGAIPLAATLATDAIFQAHYSTDRTKTFFHSSSYTANPIACAAALANVEIWRDEPVAERIADLSAMQATGLRRFLDNPFFTDSRATGTIVALDLRAGSAGYLAEIGPKLRAFFLDKGLLVRPLGNVLYLLPPYCITGEELDGLYDAIEVAGERFGSKP from the coding sequence ATGTCGCAGTCCCATGTCTGGCACCCCTTCACCCAGCATGCGCTCGAGCCGGCGATTCCTGAAATCGTCATGACCGAAGGCGCCTATCTCCACAAGGCCGACGGCGCGCGCATCCTGGACGCCATCTCCTCCTGGTGGGTCGTTACCCATGGCCACCGCCATCCGCGCATCATGAAGGCTATCGAGACAACCGCGTCGAGCCTCGACCAGATTATCTTTGCGGGCTTCACGCACGAGCCGGCAGAGCGCCTGGCCAAGGCGCTTGTCGGACTCGCTCCCGGCGGACTCGATTGGGTGTTCTATTCCGACAGCGGCTCGACCTGCGTCGAAGTCGCGCTGAAGATGGCGCTCGGTTATTTCCGCAATATCGGCGCCCCGCGCTCGCGCATCGTCGTCATGGAGCACAACTATCATGGCGACACGATCGGCACGATGAGCGTCGGCGCCCGCGGTGTGTTCAACGCCGCCTATGAGCCTTTGCTATTCGAGGTCGACACCATCCCCTTCCCGGCCGCCGGGCGCGCGCAGGAGACACTGGATCGGTTCGAGGCTGTCTGCCGCGACCTGCGCGCCGCCGCGCTGATCGTCGAACCGCTGGTGCTTGGCGCCGGCGGCATGCTGATGTATCCGGCCTGGGTTCTCACCGAATTGAAGAAAATCGCCGAAGCCTCCGGCACGCTCCTGATCGCCGACGAAGTGATGACTGGCTGGGGACGCACCGGAACCATGTTCGCCTGCGAGCAGGCGTCCATCTCGCCGGACATCTTGTGCACCTCGAAAGGCTTGACCGGCGGCGCCATCCCGCTGGCCGCCACGCTTGCCACCGATGCCATCTTCCAGGCTCACTATTCGACGGACCGGACGAAGACCTTCTTTCATTCGAGCTCCTACACCGCCAACCCGATTGCCTGCGCGGCAGCACTTGCCAATGTCGAGATCTGGCGCGACGAGCCGGTGGCCGAGCGCATTGCGGACTTGAGCGCGATGCAGGCCACCGGGCTTCGACGCTTTCTCGACAACCCTTTCTTCACCGACAGCCGGGCGACCGGCACGATCGTGGCTCTCGACCTGCGCGCCGGCTCAGCCGGCTATCTGGCCGAGATCGGGCCGAAACTGCGCGCGTTCTTCCTCGACAAGGGTCTGCTTGTGCGCCCGCTTGGCAATGTCCTCTATCTTCTGCCACCCTATTGCATCACCGGCGAGGAGCTCGACGGGCTCTATGACGCGATCGAGGTGGCCGGCGAACGCTTCGGCTCAAAGCCATGA
- the bioD gene encoding dethiobiotin synthase: MTQRIVITGTDTGIGKTVFAAGLAGLLDGFYWKPVQSGLDGETDSEVVARLAGLPSERVLPEAYRLKSPLSPHRSAEIDGLAIKGADLTFPVLPTPLVIEGAGGLMVPLNRRTRFIDIFAEWRLPVILCARTTLGTINHTLLSIEALRARSIPLAGIAFIGDEMADTQRTIVEFSGAPQLGRLPHLDPLTRETLRDAMIAGFAFASIAGGD; encoded by the coding sequence ATGACCCAACGCATCGTCATCACCGGAACCGACACCGGAATTGGCAAGACCGTGTTTGCGGCTGGCCTCGCCGGCCTGCTCGACGGTTTCTACTGGAAGCCGGTGCAATCGGGCCTCGACGGCGAGACCGACAGCGAGGTGGTTGCGCGGCTTGCCGGCTTGCCCTCGGAGCGCGTGCTGCCGGAAGCCTACCGCTTGAAGAGCCCGCTGTCGCCGCATCGTTCGGCCGAGATCGACGGCCTCGCGATCAAGGGTGCCGATCTTACTTTTCCCGTCCTGCCGACGCCGCTCGTCATCGAGGGCGCGGGCGGGCTGATGGTGCCGCTCAACCGGCGCACAAGGTTCATCGACATCTTCGCTGAGTGGCGGCTGCCAGTAATTTTGTGTGCCCGCACCACGCTCGGCACCATCAACCACACGCTCCTCTCAATCGAAGCTCTGCGGGCCCGCTCCATCCCGCTGGCCGGCATCGCTTTCATCGGCGATGAGATGGCCGATACACAACGGACAATCGTGGAATTCAGCGGTGCGCCGCAGCTCGGCAGGCTGCCGCACCTCGATCCTTTGACGAGAGAAACGCTGAGGGATGCAATGATTGCCGGCTTCGCCTTCGCCTCGATTGCGGGAGGTGACTGA
- a CDS encoding 8-amino-7-oxononanoate synthase, with the protein MNGAPRARYEATLQGLARRDRLRTLAPRAGRRDRLRTLAPRAGLDFSSNDYLGLAASRRLGEAVAAAIARGTPVGATGSRLLRGNAPEHEQLEADAAAFFGTERALFFGSGYIANFALLTALPQKGDLLVLDELAHASINEGARAGRAEFKLVAHNDVDAAEDAITRWRAEGGMGRVWIAIESLYSMDGDRAPLKSLVALADRHEAFLVVDEAHATGVWGPDGRGLAAALKGRDNIVALHTCGKALGASGALVTGPRTLCDYLINRCRPFIYATAPSPLMAVAVREALAMLSDEPMRRVQLQDRVAFAGRQLAERCGVKPSGSQIQPFAIGDVGRTMVVAAALQARGFDIRGIRPPTVPEGTSRLRISLTLNVDEAAISAMVDALVEVLAQT; encoded by the coding sequence ATGAACGGGGCACCGCGTGCCCGCTACGAGGCAACCTTGCAGGGACTGGCGCGCAGGGACCGGTTGCGCACACTTGCGCCACGCGCCGGGCGCAGGGACCGGTTGCGCACACTTGCGCCACGCGCCGGGCTCGACTTCTCGTCGAACGACTATCTCGGGCTGGCCGCCTCCAGGAGACTTGGCGAGGCGGTTGCGGCTGCCATTGCGCGGGGTACGCCGGTTGGCGCAACCGGGTCGCGGCTGTTGCGCGGCAACGCGCCGGAGCATGAGCAACTGGAGGCAGACGCGGCGGCGTTCTTCGGCACCGAACGCGCGCTGTTCTTTGGCAGCGGCTACATCGCCAACTTCGCCCTTCTGACCGCGCTGCCACAGAAGGGCGACCTGCTGGTCCTCGACGAACTCGCCCATGCCAGCATAAATGAGGGGGCGCGGGCAGGACGCGCCGAGTTCAAGCTGGTTGCGCACAACGACGTCGATGCTGCCGAGGACGCGATCACGCGCTGGCGCGCCGAAGGCGGCATGGGTCGCGTCTGGATCGCGATCGAAAGCCTCTACAGCATGGATGGTGACCGCGCGCCGCTAAAAAGTCTTGTCGCGCTTGCCGATCGGCACGAGGCATTCCTTGTCGTCGACGAAGCGCATGCCACCGGTGTCTGGGGACCGGATGGCCGGGGGCTGGCCGCCGCATTGAAGGGCCGCGACAACATCGTCGCGCTCCATACTTGCGGCAAGGCGCTCGGCGCGTCGGGCGCACTGGTCACCGGACCGCGAACGCTGTGCGACTATCTCATCAATCGGTGCCGGCCATTCATCTACGCCACCGCGCCATCGCCGCTGATGGCGGTGGCAGTGCGCGAAGCGCTCGCCATGCTGTCCGACGAGCCCATGCGTCGCGTTCAGCTGCAGGATCGCGTTGCCTTCGCCGGCCGTCAATTGGCCGAGCGCTGCGGCGTGAAGCCGAGCGGCTCGCAGATCCAGCCCTTTGCCATCGGCGATGTCGGGCGCACCATGGTGGTGGCGGCGGCACTGCAGGCCCGCGGCTTCGACATCCGCGGCATCCGCCCGCCGACCGTGCCAGAGGGCACATCGCGCCTGCGCATTTCGCTGACGCTCAACGTCGACGAAGCTGCCATCTCGGCCATGGTCGACGCGCTCGTTGAGGTGTTGGCCCAAACATGA